GGTGCTTCTGGGGATCTGCTTGTTCTGGCTTGGTCGCCTGATGGTACTCAGTTTGCAGCAGGTGCCGCAGCCAAATCAGACGAACATAACATGCAGTACAACAAACCCAACAATCTTCTTCTAGGTGATCTTCAGAGCAATAGTCTAAAGGAAATTCCGGACCATTGGATTCCACGGCCGACATCGTCCACAGTTGATGACCCACGGCTTTTTATGAGCGTCAACAACATGGAGTGGATTGGCAATCGACTCTACACTGCTAGTTTTGACAAAACTGTCAAGATTTGGGACGTGGAATCAGCCCGCAACGTATCCTGTACCCATACATTGCAGCATGAGTCTCGAGTGGCGGTGATGTCCGTTTCGAAATTCGACCCGAATATCTTAGCTACAGGGACAGAAACAATCTTGGTCTGGGACACACGAGACCCTGAAAACTTGACATCGACTCTCCTTCCTCTCGACCGTGATGCGCGATACAAGCCCACCTTTGAGTTCTCATCAACGGCTTTGGCCTGGGGCAATGCTCCGTCGACTGAGGTATTCTTAGCCGGAGGTCTGGCCGAACCAGGAGAGGATCCGATATACAAAGGTCACCTAGGCTTGTGGCGAGCCCGCGAATCTGCATTTGAGACCGTCAGGATGTCTTCCAACTCGCAAAATGTCTTTGACATTAAGTGGCACTCTTCGTTGCCTATCTTTGCCACGGCCAGTCCTGAAGATCCTCACAACGCCCGTATCAAAGGTATTGGTATCACCACGAAATCAATCGTGAGGGTGTTTAGCCTCAATTGTGACCTCCACAAGCGTGTGCCGTCCGTGATGGAATTTTCCTGCCCAGCCTTTGATGTCAATGATGTCAGTTTTTGTCCAATAGACTCAAATGGCACATATGTGACTGCTAGTTGTACGGACGGCAAAACTTATGTTTGGGATAATCGGAAGGGTGATAGAATTCTCCACGAACTTCGCCATAGGGCCCCCCTAAACCCCATTGATCATCAGCGAAGCCGGGAAACGGCGGATGTGGGGGTTAGGGTAGCGCTCTGGGGTTCGTCGATGGACCAGTTCTATACCGGCGCCTCGGATGGTGTTCTTAAACGATGGGATATCCGCCGATCACCTGAAGATGTCCTCGTTGAAGACATCGCCTCTTTTGACGAGGAGATAATGTGCGCTGCCTTCACTGACGATCAATCCCATCTTCTCGTCGGGGGTTCTGGAGGAGGCGTGCACGTTTTATCGTCGGGACCTTGTTCGGATCCGGACATAAGAAGTTTCGAGTTCGAACACGCTCCAGAACCCGAAAAGCCCTGTGACAGTGGCATCGTTGCGGGAAACCAGCTCGTCCTATCCGGCCAGATAGTGAGGCATGACAAATTTGGCATGGGTCAAGGGCCTTCTTACACGGGGCCTTTTGCCTCGTGGGCTAGGAACATCACACAAGGCGTTTCTTCTCATCGAATCGGGCAGCTTCCTCTACTCAAAAAATACCAGAGCCAACAGTTGGATGGTCCTCCGCCAGAAGACCGCCATGATCTCGATGTAAAACAGCGACGAGAGGTCGAAAGACAAATACAACTTGCGGAGATACGAAATCGAGGATTCCGTAAGAGAAAATGCCGGGAATATAATGATTCTTCTACGTTCATTTTCCAGGGTCCTATAGCTTCCCTTGGCTCTTCCAGGCcggagaaaaagaggaagaaaaaagccGAGAAAGTCGAAGTGAAAAAGGAAGACAATCAAGAGAACTGCGGGGAGAATAGAGGAGCCAACAAAAAAGAGATAGCGAAAAAGAAATCTCGGACGAAAAAGAAGGTCCGCAGGCTCTCGCGTCGGATAATCAGCAATACCGAAGACGTTGATCTTACTCTACTGGACTCAGATACAGAGATGGGCATGTCAAACCGACAGCGGTTTGATTTTGAGGAACTACTTGAGGTTCTAGAAGAGGATAATTGGTTCCCAGCTAGTGGAGAAATCGATCCTAACATCCAAAAGGAGATCGTCTAAATACCTTTTTTGATACTGCCGGTTTGTTTTGCATAGCATTGAAGCGTGGGGACCTGATTTGATTGTTttttcaaaagaaattcaCGTTACAGCGAAAGTGCTATCAAAGATGTTTGTGTATGTATGTCTGGAGGACACGACCGATAGGCTGAAATCTTGAACGTGGTAGCTTATAGATAGATGATTGTTGCATGTGATGGTACTACTATACATGGCCTTTGGTATGGTGACATCAGGGCACTGCCACCGACCACAAGGAGGCGCAGTCGATGTGCCTGAGGCCACAAATCCTCACCCGCTAAGCATATATACACATAGAAGAAGACCTCCTCTCTCATTCTCATTATCACTCTCCCAATCTCTCCCATCCTGTTTTAAACCTATACTTCTTGATAACTGACACAGTTCAATCTTTCAACATTGCAACTCATTCAAGCTACTCGCACCTGTCACCTCATGTCGTTCGCCCCGCCTTCTGGGCCTCCACCGCCCTCGGTACCTGAGGGATGGAAAGCGCAGTATGACGATCGATACCACGCTTGGTACGTGTGTATCCATCGTAACAAAATGCGATTACTGACAATCTTGTAGGTTTTATGTAGACCTTGCTACAGGCAAATCGCAATGGGACCGCCCGGAAGCCGCCCCACCGCACGGTGACCCTCCCCCGCCATCATACAACAACGCCGGGCCTGGAGACCCAGCAGCGATAGCCAATGTGGGAGACCAGAAGCAACACATGGGTTCAAACAACCCTTATAACCCTTCAACAAATGCTGGCCCAGGCAATGCGAACTCTCACGTGATCGACGAAGACGCACGACTTGCCGCTAAGCTTCAAGCCGAGGAAGATGCCCGGGCTGGCACACGAGGAGCAGGAGCCGGCTCAGGAGATCGTGGGGCCTCCTCGGACTACTACAACGATGCCTCGCGGCCACAGTCCACTGGTCCAGGCGGATATGCGACGGGCTCAGCATCGCATAGCCCGATGCCTGAACAGGCACAAAAGCGCAGCAAAGGTGGGTTTTTGAGCAAGCTGATGGGCAAGAGCTTAAGCAAGCCGTCTCGGCCACAGCAACAGTACGCCTCGTATGCCCAGCAAGGTCCTCCTCCTGGTGCTTATTACGGCGGTGGCTATCCTCCGCAACAGGGGCCCCAGCCTGGATATGGACTCTCCGGACCGGGATACGGAGGCGGATACGGAGGATTCCCGCAGCAGGGTGGATATTACCATCAGCAACCGCCCCGCAGGCAAGGTGGAGGGGGTATGGGAACTGCCGGTGCTGCTGCTCTAGGAGTTGGTGGCGGTTTGCTTGGCGGTTTGCTGATTGCTGATGCTATCGATGATTTTCATGACAACGATGATTACGGCGGTGGCGGTGATGATTatggtggtggtgatgacTTCGGAGGAGGCGACTTCTAAGCTCGGTTGCATCTTGATTTCTTTAATTGTtctgcttttttcttttttggtttgttgCCAGGACGGTCTTCGGGATAAGGGACAGGCCTCTGTACAGCTCGAGGACTTTGTAGGCGCTTTCACATCGGGAAGGATTTGGGAGGATTGCTTTTGTTTCAGTTCCATCTCAACAGCTCTAGTCATTTATTGGAATTTGGCTCCAACTTTAAAAAGCCAGGCGTTGTATCATACAATTAGCCACGAGACAATGACAATGTACCATGTCAAGAAGGGTCAATTTATTGAAGTAATGATCTTCTATTCACGTCTCCGGACAGAACCACTGGTATCTCTACCAGTTGAACCACCCTGAGCCGCATCATTGGCGGCGGGGCTAGGGGCGCCAGTGCCCGCCATCCAGCTGGCTAGATCGAACCCGCCGCCAGTCATGGCATTGGTAGTGGCACCGGTGATGGGAGAGGAGCGAGAATGCTGTTCAAATTCGGCACGCATCTCAGGATCCACTAGACAACCGAGTTAGGCACCGAGAGTTTGATTTGGAATAGCATCAAGGGTGAGGGACATACTATTATCCATGAGCTTGGGCATGACAAACATGAGACCCAGCGCAACAACTGCAAGCAAGACCATTGGGTTCTTGACAAGACTCAAGGGGGAGACTGCGATTCAATCCAAAATTAGCACAGCCACAAAAAGTGAACTGCAGGATTCATCTGCGGAGGGAAGAGGGGCAGCTCACATTGAGCACGCTGCTCATAGAAGACCTTCCGTCCAAGAACCTTGGCCTCGATAACCACATCAACCTGCTTCCTTCCAGCAACATCCAAAATAAATTTCTCCGCACCACGATTATCCCACGGGTTCCCGCGGAAAGTCTCCCAGATGCCGAGAATGGATCCATCAGCTGCAACATCGACGCGGTAGGGGGCGAAGACGTATTCGCCAGCGGAGCGAATATCAAGTAAGTAGGACT
Above is a window of Penicillium digitatum chromosome 2, complete sequence DNA encoding:
- a CDS encoding WD repeat protein; the protein is MSYGFSSPNGQGVVPIFPGLSARSIPENPDIQRETLRLLVQYSRVSSLPENLSTPVSSGHTRDEVRNAWQSSRTEVQPSEVSPLRTPYRFTRSSSGSRSTQPSPTRSVAPSFGSLMRLSSRTPFRLTSPQSVSVSISSSHDISPTHRERQRTLRESVAISNASRNDEIVASIRKQHSSNPPDTLSSASRSPHSRSVSPTAEQSSIRRSSRNRVQPINYYANPWFNVPLDSEVPEKNIESTPDTVGSSPQEPCRVAPRRANVQKLLYGRELGGGNHHPIFADVVSDLRPWKSWQGASGDLLVLAWSPDGTQFAAGAAAKSDEHNMQYNKPNNLLLGDLQSNSLKEIPDHWIPRPTSSTVDDPRLFMSVNNMEWIGNRLYTASFDKTVKIWDVESARNVSCTHTLQHESRVAVMSVSKFDPNILATGTETILVWDTRDPENLTSTLLPLDRDARYKPTFEFSSTALAWGNAPSTEVFLAGGLAEPGEDPIYKGHLGLWRARESAFETVRMSSNSQNVFDIKWHSSLPIFATASPEDPHNARIKGIGITTKSIVRVFSLNCDLHKRVPSVMEFSCPAFDVNDVSFCPIDSNGTYVTASCTDGKTYVWDNRKGDRILHELRHRAPLNPIDHQRSRETADVGVRVALWGSSMDQFYTGASDGVLKRWDIRRSPEDVLVEDIASFDEEIMCAAFTDDQSHLLVGGSGGGVHVLSSGPCSDPDIRSFEFEHAPEPEKPCDSGIVAGNQLVLSGQIVRHDKFGMGQGPSYTGPFASWARNITQGVSSHRIGQLPLLKKYQSQQLDGPPPEDRHDLDVKQRREVERQIQLAEIRNRGFRKRKCREYNDSSTFIFQGPIASLGSSRPEKKRKKKAEKVEVKKEDNQENCGENRGANKKEIAKKKSRTKKKVRRLSRRIISNTEDVDLTLLDSDTEMGMSNRQRFDFEELLEVLEEDNWFPASGEIDPNIQKEIV
- a CDS encoding WW/Rsp5/WWP codes for the protein MSFAPPSGPPPPSVPEGWKAQYDDRYHAWFYVDLATGKSQWDRPEAAPPHGDPPPPSYNNAGPGDPAAIANVGDQKQHMGSNNPYNPSTNAGPGNANSHVIDEDARLAAKLQAEEDARAGTRGAGAGSGDRGASSDYYNDASRPQSTGPGGYATGSASHSPMPEQAQKRSKGGFLSKLMGKSLSKPSRPQQQYASYAQQGPPPGAYYGGGYPPQQGPQPGYGLSGPGYGGGYGGFPQQGGYYHQQPPRRQGGGGMGTAGAAALGVGGGLLGGLLIADAIDDFHDNDDYGGGGDDYGGGDDFGGGDF
- a CDS encoding ER membrane protein complex subunit 7-like protein, coding for MHFSLTSLLLLGVSSLVSTSSLTITIPVSSPLPNPHVLPATSHATLTTLPCGGKDHILSASLTRSATFVFHDLPSSGPESQPESYLLDIRSAGEYVFAPYRVDVAADGSILGIWETFRGNPWDNRGAEKFILDVAGRKQVDVVIEAKVLGRKVFYEQRAQFSPLSLVKNPMVLLAVVALGLMFVMPKLMDNMDPEMRAEFEQHSRSSPITGATTNAMTGGGFDLASWMAGTGAPSPAANDAAQGGSTGRDTSGSVRRRE